In Verrucomicrobiota bacterium, a single window of DNA contains:
- the arsB gene encoding ACR3 family arsenite efflux transporter, translating to MTEQSRLGFFERYLSLWVGLCIAAGVGLGIAVPSVFQTVAELEYAQVNLVVAVFIWIMIYPMMVNVDFASIKDVGRKPKGLCITLVINWLIKPFTMAALGVLFFEYVFAGLVAPETAKEYIAGMILLGVAPCTAMVFVWSQLVRGDANYTLVQVSINDIIMIFAFAPLAAFLLGVTDVVVPWKTLLLSVVLYVVTPLAAGYITRRKLDKNHSDERIERFTAKIKPFSIMGLLATVVLLFGFQAQTIIDKPMVIVLIAIPLLIQSYGIFFVAYGWAYLWRVPFTTAAPAALIGTSNFFELAVAVAISLFGLHSGAALATVVGVLVEVPVMLSLVAFANKTRHKFSTA from the coding sequence ATGACTGAACAATCTCGGCTTGGTTTTTTTGAACGCTATTTATCCTTATGGGTCGGACTTTGTATCGCCGCAGGGGTTGGGCTGGGCATTGCTGTTCCATCCGTCTTTCAGACTGTTGCAGAGCTAGAATACGCTCAGGTTAATCTGGTCGTGGCAGTTTTCATCTGGATTATGATCTACCCAATGATGGTCAATGTCGATTTTGCCAGCATCAAAGATGTTGGCCGTAAACCCAAAGGGCTTTGCATTACCCTTGTGATTAACTGGCTTATCAAACCCTTTACAATGGCTGCGCTCGGTGTGCTGTTCTTTGAGTATGTCTTTGCCGGATTGGTCGCACCCGAAACCGCCAAGGAATATATCGCCGGAATGATTTTGCTTGGCGTTGCGCCATGCACAGCGATGGTCTTCGTATGGAGCCAACTGGTGCGCGGGGATGCCAATTACACATTGGTACAGGTATCAATCAACGATATTATCATGATCTTCGCCTTTGCGCCGCTTGCCGCGTTTTTACTCGGTGTGACCGATGTTGTTGTGCCGTGGAAAACATTACTCCTTTCTGTTGTTTTATATGTTGTGACGCCATTAGCGGCTGGTTATATCACCCGCCGTAAACTAGATAAAAACCATAGTGATGAACGCATTGAGCGTTTCACCGCTAAAATAAAACCGTTTTCGATCATGGGGCTACTCGCCACCGTTGTTCTTCTATTCGGTTTTCAGGCGCAAACCATCATCGACAAACCGATGGTGATTGTCCTGATTGCCATACCGCTGCTGATCCAAAGTTACGGCATCTTCTTTGTCGCTTATGGCTGGGCATATCTCTGGCGCGTACCATTTACCACCGCTGCACCAGCCGCGCTTATCGGTACGTCCAATTTCTTTGAACTGGCTGTTGCCGTTGCCATTAGCTTGTTTGGACTACATTCAGGCGCGGCACTTGCCACAGTCGTTGGTGTATTGGTCGAGGTTCCAGTGATGCTATCGCTTGTCGCCTTCGCCAACAAAACAAGGCATAAATTTTCTACGGCCTAA
- a CDS encoding arsenate reductase ArsC — protein MLVIKHILVLCTGNSCRSIMAEALINALGKGRYEAVSAGSDPTGYVHPKFIETLKRHDINIHDLQSKSWDVFADLHFDLVITVCAAAESCPVFLGQDEKLHWSTPDPAAATGTQEDINAAFDEGFNLLKHRIESELL, from the coding sequence TCCTGCCGTTCCATTATGGCAGAAGCCTTAATCAATGCGCTCGGCAAAGGGCGTTATGAAGCCGTAAGTGCCGGAAGCGATCCAACTGGCTATGTGCATCCCAAATTTATCGAGACACTGAAACGCCACGATATCAACATCCATGATCTACAAAGCAAATCATGGGATGTGTTTGCAGACCTCCATTTTGATCTTGTGATCACGGTTTGCGCTGCCGCTGAAAGCTGTCCGGTTTTCTTAGGCCAGGATGAAAAACTGCATTGGAGTACGCCAGATCCCGCCGCTGCCACAGGCACGCAGGAGGATATTAATGCGGCTTTTGATGAAGGCTTTAATCTATTGAAACACAGAATTGAAAGTGAATTGCTATGA